From Dreissena polymorpha isolate Duluth1 chromosome 15, UMN_Dpol_1.0, whole genome shotgun sequence, a single genomic window includes:
- the LOC127860393 gene encoding uncharacterized protein LOC127860393 yields the protein MRCFPWNSAVLALSLLVQVCSAGIFGPARDAVREAFNEDDWEPVYRIYENHEWDSHDDYLSQERSARFGDKDDSQFRSWKLDQWHHDKIHKVKVELYDDGDEVAEFEFEGTLQNLTSFFSHANLRRSSYGDIPDGLSGRPFPGDDFSFDGDDDSRHWAISYRHRGDCRNDEGWIQVIDKPTPGRDRCVCGYENVAKYPTIMYAKGNRKARWSDKNAVGHADMMQVSVSHVPYPARQQPQPPVVQQPAAIPQQPQQLQPQMMSMQNFMFELKK from the exons ATGCGGTGCTTCCCGTGGAACAGTGCGGTGCTGGCTTTAAGCCTTCTAGTGCAAGTGTGCAGTGCGGGTATATTCGGACCAGCTCGAGACG CGGTACGTGAAGCGTTTAACGAAGACGACTGGGAGCCGGTGTACCGGATATACGAAAACCACGAGTGGGACTCCCACGACGACTATCTCAGTCAGGAACGCAGCGCGCGCTTCGGTGATAAAGACGATTCTCAGTTCCGCTCCTGGAAACTCGACCAGTGGCACCACGACAAGATACACAAG GTGAAAGTGGAGCTCTATGACGACGGCGACGAGGTGGCGGAATTTGAGTTCGAGGGCACTCTGCAGAACTTGACCAGCTTCTTCTCGCATGCCAATCTCCGCCGATCCTCTTACGGCGACATCCCCGATGGGCTCAGCGGTCGGCCATTTCCCGGCGACGACTTCAGCTTTGACGG GGACGACGACTCGCGCCACTGGGCGATCAGCTACCGCCACAGGGGCGATTGTCGAAATGACGAGGGCTGGATACAGGTGATCGACAAGCCAACGCCAGGTCGCGACCGCTGCGTCTGCGGCTATGAGAACGTGGCAAAATACCCAACCATCATGTACGCCAAGGGAAACCGGAAGGCGCGCTGGAGCGATAAAA ACGCTGTTGGTCACGCGGACATGATGCAGGTGTCTGTGAGTCACGTGCCGTACCCCGCGCGTCAGCAGCCACAACCTCCCGTGGTGCAGCAGCCCGCCGCGATACCTCAACAACCACAACAGCTGCAACCGCAGATGATGTCAATGCAAAATTTTATGTTTGAATTgaagaaataa